In Nymphalis io chromosome 30, ilAglIoxx1.1, whole genome shotgun sequence, the genomic stretch TTCAACGACCGATGGAAGTTGCTCTTTCCTATGGCGTTATCAAACATATAGAGCTGAATTTGTCTGAAGAAGAATTGCTAGATGCGATCACTAGCGTATATGAGGTAGCTAGTTTGAAAAGACTTAAGCGTCGGTCTGAAGTAGAGGGAGGTTGGACAGACAGTGAAGCAGTCATTCTTGGATTTAAAGGGCCGTCTTTGCCTGCCTACATACACATTTATAGCATGCAAGTGAAAGTTGAGCCCTATATGTTTCCAGTGACGCAATGCTCTAGATGCTGGCGGTTCGGGCATACTATTAAGATGTGTCCTACGAAAACAGTATTTTGTCCAAAGTGTGGTGGGAAACATGATAACTGCCCAACGACAGTGTATAAGTGCATTAACTGCTCTAAAGACCACATGGCGTTAGATCGTAGCTGCCCGGAATATCGTAGGGAAAAAAAGATACGGGAAATAATGGCCGAGTTTAATGTCTCATACCGAAAAGCTATTACAATGTATGTTCCGCCGCAACTTAATGCAAAGGAGGCTACGCTCCCAGCGAACCAAAGTTATCCTGATCCTCGTGCCCCAACGCCGGCACCTACAAATCATCAATCCCCGGCGAAATCTACCACAGAAGCCCTGACGTATGCACAAGTTGCATCAACTCGTGCGAGGAAGACagaaattactaataaagtAAAGAATAGAAACACAAGTGACGCTAAAAAGAAGAacaaagaaaaggaaaaaaaacaagaacTGGAAGCAAACAGCGATGAAGAAAATATGATGGTTATAGACTCCGAGGAAAGTGTGTCTTATTATTCGAAAAGGGAAAAGAGTAGGCAAAAGGGAAAGAGACTAtcaagagatttttttttttttttttttaataaaaagtttacaaaactgacttacaactagtgcatacaaaataaaatctacgctaaacagagtgttaataagttgcagtcttctggatgtaaacctagcatgctttaaaaaaacatatttaacaagaacagtacttgtgcaattactaactagttaattatttaattattacataaactaatgtgattttgttttaagtttattcttaagaGAACCAACAGATTCACTAAAGACATCTAGGTGTTGACGACTACAATTCGCAAGCGAGCAAATACGGTAAATTGGCGAATGTTGaccaagatttgatttgacatcaggtaggctaaatattttacgattttgtaaACGGCTACCTTGACGCGGAATGTAGAAACTAATTTTAGCAAGTAGATCAGGTGCATCAATATATCcgtgcaataatttgtataaaaaaagaaagtcagcagcttctcttctatatttaagagtttgcactttataattaattaggcgtGCATCGTAAGAGTTAAAATTCTTAGCATTTAGATCTGTGTACGCTAAgtaatatagaaaacgtttttgtACACGTTCTATTCTATCAGAGTGCACCTCATACCCAGGACTCCAAGCAACTGAACAATATTCTAGGATACTCcttattatactattgaaaactaatattgtcaagcttggatctttaaagattttcattaatCTTAACACCAGACCAGATACTTGCGAGGCTTTTGATATGATGTAATCAATGTGATCTCTAAAGCTTAAGGTGTTATCTATTATCACCCCGAGATCCCTTACACTCGTTGACTCCGTAAGGGGCGTACCGTCGATGTAGTAAGTGTGTTTTAGTGGTTTTCGTTTTCtactaaatgtaatatgaacacatttatccttatttagaGTCATACGATTTGCAAGACACCAACAAACAAGGTTGTCGATGTCACTTTGCAGGATTTCTATATCCTCTGGTGATTTAATTtccctgtatatttttaaatcatctgcgtatatttgatatttggatttaagtacttttccaacatcattaatgaaaacaagGAAAAACAAAGGTCCTAGGTGTGACCCTTGCGGTACACCAGAGGGTATATTACATTCGAGAGATTTAAAACCTTTCATGGCAACTAATTGGGATCGATTCTTTAAGTATGACTCACACCAACGTAACAAGGAACCATGAATACCCATACATTCCAATTTGGTTATAAGAATGTCGTGGTGGACTAAGTCGAACGCTTTTTTAAAATCCAGATATATAGCATGTACCTCATTATTCTTATCCACAGCTTCAGAAATATCAGATATGTAACTAACTAGATTAGATGTTGTGGATTTATGTGGACAAAAGCCATGCTGGTATGAATCAAAGTAAGGTTTTAAATGAGAATAcatctttttttgaattagtGACTCAAAAACTTTCCCAAAAGTAGATAGTATGGATATTGGTctgtaattagttatattattaatgtctccAGACTTATGAATTGgtgttatataagcaactttccaTTTAGCTGGGAATATTCCCGATTgaagtgatttattatatatagttgtaagagggttaactaaaactttagcacaatttttaataaatataggtggTATTAGATCGGGTCCCGCccctttattgcaatttaaggaTAGAAGCTGTGTTTTAACCTCATGGTCTGTTACAGAACATTTGGCGTATGTGTTATTAGTACATTTAatactagttaaatattttgggtTGAAAGGTGGTAACTTATGTGTGGTATCATAGATCGACTGAAAATTATAGGAAAAAAGATTACATATTTCCTGTCCTCCTGTagcttttctatcatttaatatcatttgattGGGAATCGACTTAGAATTGCATTttctgtctttaaaatatttccaaaagtaTGTAGGGTTGTTACGAATAtggtctgatatattttttttgaagaaatcaTAGCATTCAAATATCATTTCGTTTGAGCGATCTCTTAGGAGATCATAAGTGTATTTATCCATAGGATTTTTATACTTCTTGAatactttatgatattttgatttttcctTAAGAGTACGTATTAGAG encodes the following:
- the LOC126779823 gene encoding uncharacterized protein LOC126779823, which gives rise to MNVDPILSEVGEVCEEEIIVPSPIIEYGEKRLAKRSREDEGDEEWVEIRNRKARRREVRGIIDICISSTNILPKQFALAKIFRDQGITDISRVKYINPYKIIVEVTNACSMEKLTSCEYLLGLVWRFQRPMEVALSYGVIKHIELNLSEEELLDAITSVYEVASLKRLKRRSEVEGGWTDSEAVILGFKGPSLPAYIHIYSMQVKVEPYMFPVTQCSRCWRFGHTIKMCPTKTVFCPKCGGKHDNCPTTVYKCINCSKDHMALDRSCPEYRREKKIREIMAEFNVSYRKAITMYVPPQLNAKEATLPANQSYPDPRAPTPAPTNHQSPAKSTTEALTYAQVASTRARKTEITNKVKNRNTSDAKKKNKEKEKKQELEANSDEENMMVIDSEETSEISDM